A genomic window from Sphingobacterium spiritivorum includes:
- a CDS encoding SusC/RagA family TonB-linked outer membrane protein: protein MKKLKQFDGRIKPSFHFSLKKSFWMASATVLLVNTAFARISNAENTNYEKILLSENPQQEFLIKGKVQDAATKSPLSGVTLKILGKATATSTDENGSFELKVSANDIIEFSYIGYKKTEYKVTGSSSNLLIDLTDETGSLEEVVVTGYSTQRKKDLTGSVAVVDVNQLKTQPAASAVEALQGRATGVQIVTDGAPGSTPQIKIRGFSTINNNEPLYVIDGVPFEGKLSWLNQNDIESMQVLKDASAASIYGARANNGVIIITTKSGKSGKAQINLDAYYGVQVPNSSRFPKMITPQQELDIENRLTGNNNTLPDYLVAGSKTGHDITLADIDMAKYNYRAKSRADFYQITKANKEGTNWFKELSQNAPTQSYQLSAAGGTDDAKYAMSAGYLGQKGTIIHTGFDKFNVRANTSFSALNKKLRFGENLQYSFTEGYGIGVNTNTAGDYIGEGSALGFAYRIHNIIPVYDEGGNFAGSLGGKYGNGENPVAIAYRAKDNKNKNNFFFGNAFTEYDIIDGLTLRTNFGLKYENYNGVSYRYPNPEFTEGNFSNSISEYFGFTTEWTWTNTLNYRKTFGDHNLNILAGTEAIQNRYRQLDGSGRDLFTMSSLDYLYLGAASGQSSTSEGTVGSMFSLFGKVDYSFKDRYILSATIRRDGSSNFGSANKYGVFPGVSGAWRVSEEEFLKGTSWLSDLKLRAGYGVTGNQRIPSDQYFRRFESAVNSSSYPINGTVLTGMWLSDYDNPNVKWEQVSALNLGIDFSILNGDLDGSFDWYNKKTTDMLYRLPLPAIAVGRASSPYVNVGEMQNKGIEFSLNYHYGKRQQRPFTLDLSANISRNINKVVSLAPSISQDIYGSFRSMETSLLKAGEPLGSFFGYKVIGIYQSASDVASSPSYELARAGGLKYEDINGDGKIDASDRTVIGSPHPDFVYSFNISGAYKNFDFMMYFYGSQGNQNYEATRYFTDFGVFKGQKSVRVLDEWSPTNTSSMIPSQGGSDVSSLEYASSSYYIQDASFLKLKNLQIGYSLPTEKIFKSTSGVRKLRVYFGVTNLFTITKYEGLDPEVSATPSDYPAFGVDFGVYPQSRQYMLGLSLGF, encoded by the coding sequence ATGAAAAAACTTAAACAGTTTGATGGAAGAATTAAGCCGTCCTTCCATTTTTCACTCAAAAAATCCTTCTGGATGGCTAGTGCCACAGTGTTACTCGTTAATACGGCATTTGCCCGAATTTCTAATGCTGAAAACACCAATTATGAGAAAATTTTACTGAGCGAAAATCCACAACAGGAATTCCTGATCAAGGGTAAAGTACAGGATGCTGCTACTAAATCACCGCTATCCGGGGTTACCTTGAAAATACTGGGTAAAGCAACCGCTACTTCCACAGATGAGAACGGTTCGTTTGAACTGAAAGTAAGTGCCAATGACATTATCGAATTCTCTTATATAGGATATAAGAAGACCGAGTACAAAGTTACCGGGTCATCCAGTAATCTGCTTATTGACCTGACAGATGAGACGGGATCACTGGAAGAAGTCGTTGTAACAGGTTATTCGACACAACGTAAAAAGGATCTGACCGGTTCTGTTGCTGTCGTAGATGTCAATCAATTAAAAACACAGCCTGCAGCCAGTGCTGTAGAAGCCCTTCAGGGACGCGCTACAGGGGTACAAATCGTGACTGACGGTGCTCCGGGATCTACCCCGCAGATCAAAATCCGGGGATTCAGTACGATTAATAACAATGAACCACTGTATGTTATTGACGGTGTACCTTTTGAAGGTAAATTGAGCTGGTTAAATCAGAATGACATCGAGTCTATGCAGGTATTGAAAGATGCTTCTGCGGCTTCTATATATGGTGCCCGTGCGAATAACGGGGTTATCATTATCACAACAAAAAGTGGAAAATCAGGAAAAGCACAAATCAATCTTGATGCTTATTATGGTGTACAGGTGCCAAACAGCTCACGTTTTCCTAAGATGATTACTCCTCAGCAGGAACTGGATATTGAAAATCGCCTGACCGGAAATAATAATACTTTACCTGATTATTTAGTGGCCGGCTCTAAAACCGGACATGATATTACGCTGGCGGATATTGATATGGCCAAATACAATTATCGCGCAAAATCCAGAGCTGACTTTTACCAGATTACCAAAGCCAATAAAGAAGGTACAAACTGGTTTAAGGAACTTTCTCAAAATGCACCTACCCAGTCTTATCAGTTGAGTGCTGCTGGCGGTACGGATGACGCTAAATATGCAATGTCTGCCGGCTATCTGGGACAAAAGGGTACTATTATCCATACCGGATTTGATAAGTTCAATGTGCGCGCAAATACCAGTTTCTCTGCATTGAATAAAAAACTTCGTTTTGGAGAGAATTTACAATACAGTTTTACGGAAGGATACGGAATCGGGGTGAATACCAATACAGCCGGTGATTACATCGGTGAAGGAAGTGCGTTGGGTTTTGCATACCGTATACATAATATTATTCCGGTATATGATGAAGGCGGTAATTTTGCCGGATCATTAGGCGGAAAATATGGTAATGGTGAAAATCCGGTAGCTATCGCCTACCGTGCCAAGGATAATAAGAATAAAAATAACTTCTTCTTTGGAAATGCCTTTACGGAGTATGATATCATTGATGGTCTTACCTTGCGTACCAACTTCGGTTTGAAATATGAAAATTATAATGGTGTATCTTACAGATATCCTAATCCGGAGTTTACAGAAGGTAACTTCAGTAATTCTATAAGTGAATATTTTGGATTTACAACAGAATGGACCTGGACAAATACATTAAATTATAGAAAAACCTTTGGTGATCATAATCTGAATATACTTGCCGGTACGGAAGCTATTCAAAACAGATACAGACAACTCGATGGAAGTGGTCGCGATCTGTTCACCATGAGCAGTCTGGATTATCTGTACTTAGGTGCTGCCTCCGGACAGTCCAGTACAAGTGAAGGAACGGTAGGATCTATGTTCTCCCTCTTTGGAAAAGTAGATTACTCATTTAAAGACCGTTATATCCTGAGTGCAACTATCCGTCGTGACGGATCATCAAATTTCGGTTCTGCGAATAAGTATGGGGTATTCCCGGGAGTAAGTGGTGCGTGGCGTGTGTCTGAAGAGGAATTCCTGAAAGGCACCAGCTGGTTATCCGATCTGAAATTAAGAGCAGGTTATGGAGTCACCGGTAATCAACGCATTCCGTCTGATCAGTATTTCAGAAGATTTGAATCGGCCGTCAACTCCTCATCATATCCTATTAACGGTACTGTGCTCACCGGAATGTGGTTAAGCGATTATGATAATCCAAATGTAAAATGGGAGCAGGTATCTGCGTTAAACTTAGGTATCGACTTCTCTATTCTCAATGGAGACTTGGATGGTTCATTTGATTGGTACAATAAGAAAACAACAGATATGCTTTATCGTTTGCCGTTACCTGCCATTGCAGTAGGACGCGCTAGTTCTCCTTACGTCAATGTGGGTGAAATGCAGAATAAAGGTATAGAGTTCTCCTTAAACTATCACTATGGTAAACGTCAGCAGAGACCATTTACATTAGATCTGTCCGCAAATATTTCACGTAATATCAATAAAGTGGTGTCATTGGCTCCATCTATTTCACAGGACATCTACGGCAGTTTCAGAAGTATGGAAACGTCTCTGCTGAAAGCAGGAGAGCCATTGGGTTCATTCTTTGGATACAAAGTGATCGGCATCTATCAAAGTGCCAGCGATGTGGCAAGTTCGCCTTCCTATGAACTGGCCAGAGCCGGTGGTCTGAAATATGAGGACATCAACGGAGATGGCAAGATAGATGCCAGCGACCGTACCGTTATCGGCAGCCCGCATCCTGATTTTGTATACTCTTTTAATATCAGCGGAGCATACAAGAATTTTGATTTCATGATGTACTTCTATGGTTCACAAGGAAATCAAAACTATGAAGCAACCCGTTACTTCACCGATTTTGGGGTATTCAAAGGACAGAAAAGTGTACGTGTACTGGACGAATGGAGTCCTACCAATACGTCCAGTATGATTCCTTCACAGGGCGGAAGTGATGTTTCTTCACTGGAATATGCATCATCGAGCTATTATATTCAGGATGCGAGTTTCTTAAAATTGAAAAATCTGCAAATCGGATATAGTCTTCCAACAGAAAAAATATTTAAATCAACTAGTGGTGTACGCAAACTGAGAGTCTATTTCGGAGTAACCAACCTGTTTACTATTACCAAATACGAAGGTTTGGATCCGGAAGTTTCGGCAACACCTTCAGATTATCCTGCATTTGGTGTGGATTTCGGGGTTTATCCGCAATCCCGTCAGTATATGTTAGGACTGAGTTTAGGTTTTTAA
- a CDS encoding RagB/SusD family nutrient uptake outer membrane protein, with the protein MKKRNIITTILGASILLMSSCSKDFLEKAPQGKLTDEEVANKDGVEQVLLGAYGILNGNVNGTWGNYSSAPSQWLFGEVTSDNAHKGSTSTDQPNMNLIESYIANSANDNLSQMWQVYYEGVLRANNTLKLLKLDQDGEKTIGADRAKTIEAEARMLRAHYYFFLWRVFKNIPYVSEATTTDEAKTVPNNTDVLPKIIDDLKFAVDNLPLTKINGETGRMDQNIAKAYLGKVYLYQKKYGEALVLFKDVIGSKDITVMPFQNNFDVTTEDGPETLLVSKHAINPDGSGDNANVGDMLSGLNGNNPVGCCGFYQPTIDLVNAYKVGTDGLPLLDNSYRTLPYVSDLNNEAGYTLNVALRFDPRLDYTVGRRGVQYLDYGVMPGAAWVRDQPYAGPFVGIKTMIPQSQFGKFAAADRYLTALDVNIIRLADVILMAAECQVELNDLDAAVKLVNAIRIRASKLPPKLTGDGVPAAVYDVKPYPSFPDQEYARKAVRFERRLELAMEGHRFYDLVRWGQAKQVIESYSAFEGGFLSAFKGLIFNSRNEYFPIPQDEIDKSNGTLKQNEGY; encoded by the coding sequence ATGAAAAAGAGAAATATAATAACTACAATATTGGGCGCATCCATTCTGCTGATGTCGTCTTGCAGTAAGGATTTTTTGGAAAAAGCTCCACAAGGTAAGTTAACGGATGAAGAAGTTGCAAATAAAGATGGGGTGGAGCAGGTGTTGCTGGGAGCATACGGTATTCTGAATGGAAATGTGAATGGTACCTGGGGTAATTACTCATCTGCACCGAGTCAGTGGCTGTTTGGAGAAGTAACCTCAGACAATGCACATAAAGGTTCTACATCTACGGATCAGCCAAATATGAATCTGATCGAATCTTATATTGCCAACAGCGCAAATGACAACCTCAGTCAGATGTGGCAGGTGTATTATGAAGGTGTACTCCGGGCTAATAATACGCTGAAATTATTAAAACTGGATCAGGATGGGGAAAAAACAATTGGTGCAGACCGCGCAAAAACTATCGAAGCTGAGGCCCGCATGTTGCGTGCACACTATTATTTCTTTCTGTGGAGAGTATTCAAGAATATTCCCTATGTAAGTGAGGCAACGACGACAGATGAGGCAAAGACTGTTCCCAATAATACAGATGTGCTTCCCAAAATAATAGATGATCTTAAATTTGCGGTGGATAATCTTCCGCTGACCAAGATCAACGGAGAGACCGGACGTATGGATCAGAATATTGCTAAAGCCTATTTAGGTAAGGTATATCTGTATCAGAAAAAGTATGGCGAAGCCTTAGTTCTGTTTAAAGATGTGATCGGAAGCAAAGATATCACTGTCATGCCGTTTCAAAATAACTTCGATGTGACTACAGAAGACGGACCGGAAACATTACTGGTATCCAAACATGCCATTAATCCGGATGGAAGCGGAGATAATGCTAATGTGGGAGATATGCTAAGCGGTCTGAACGGAAATAATCCGGTAGGATGCTGTGGTTTTTATCAGCCAACGATTGATCTGGTAAATGCTTATAAAGTCGGTACAGATGGCTTGCCATTACTGGATAATTCGTATCGTACACTTCCTTATGTATCTGATCTTAATAATGAAGCAGGTTATACACTGAATGTAGCCTTGAGGTTTGATCCGCGTCTGGATTATACCGTAGGGCGCCGGGGTGTTCAATATCTGGATTATGGTGTGATGCCGGGTGCTGCATGGGTGCGTGATCAGCCATATGCCGGACCTTTTGTAGGAATTAAAACAATGATTCCACAGAGTCAGTTCGGAAAATTTGCTGCAGCAGATCGCTATCTGACAGCACTGGACGTCAATATTATTCGTTTGGCAGATGTTATTCTGATGGCTGCAGAATGTCAGGTAGAATTGAATGATCTGGATGCCGCAGTAAAACTCGTAAACGCTATCCGTATCAGAGCGTCTAAGTTGCCTCCAAAATTAACGGGAGACGGAGTTCCGGCAGCAGTATATGATGTCAAACCGTATCCGTCTTTTCCTGATCAGGAATATGCACGTAAAGCTGTTCGTTTCGAAAGACGACTAGAGCTCGCAATGGAGGGACACAGATTCTATGATCTGGTCAGATGGGGACAGGCGAAACAGGTTATAGAGAGTTATTCCGCATTTGAAGGTGGATTCCTGTCTGCATTTAAAGGGTTGATTTTCAATAGCAGAAATGAGTACTTCCCTATTCCTCAGGATGAAATCGATAAGAGTAACGGTACATTGAAACAAAATGAAGGATATTAA
- a CDS encoding D-alanyl-D-alanine carboxypeptidase/D-alanyl-D-alanine-endopeptidase, translated as MSCSFTQLIFFKFSLLSTIRWIVSASLQLVYSVHEGFYDLFCMFIAMKLYLFSFFVSLLVYIMPVKGQISNDLQQKFSQAEGLKKHFYGFSLYDADSSRFLFGINEEKHFMPASNTKIFTLLAAIHTLPDSIPGLQYTERGDSLIFWGTGDPTFLHNRLDSHKVYNFLKSSGKHLYYVPTASKEPFYRNGWSVEDYDEYYQPEISTFPIYGDVVTFRAREKGSLRATPDYFQKDVHVKDDEKSKGKFKLTRAFDKNIFYMSGIDVKRGYLNEKPFKYSDSLFLKLLVDTLKKDVKMISYEKPSDLKTVYSNSRNKMLREMMLPSDNFMAEQFQMMSSLVRYGEFDTNRLREWMQQEYYKYFTDKVDLKDGSGLSVYNLVTPRSIAELLVVLQKDIPDTEILHKLFPTGGVDGTIRSAYKLDMGEPFVWAKTGTLNSVHCQSGYLITRSGRKLIFSFLNNNFVTSASTVRREMVNIVTYIRQNY; from the coding sequence ATGAGCTGCAGTTTTACGCAGCTCATCTTCTTCAAATTTTCACTTCTTTCAACAATCAGATGGATTGTAAGCGCTTCTTTACAGTTAGTGTACTCTGTACATGAAGGTTTTTATGATCTTTTTTGTATGTTTATCGCAATGAAATTATATCTCTTTAGCTTTTTTGTTTCACTACTAGTCTATATAATGCCTGTTAAAGGGCAGATATCCAATGATCTTCAACAGAAGTTTAGTCAGGCAGAAGGGCTTAAAAAACACTTTTACGGTTTTTCACTTTATGATGCAGACAGCTCCAGATTCCTATTCGGAATCAACGAGGAAAAACATTTTATGCCTGCTTCCAATACCAAAATCTTTACGCTTCTGGCGGCTATTCATACGTTACCGGATTCTATTCCGGGACTTCAGTATACAGAGAGAGGTGATTCACTGATCTTTTGGGGCACGGGCGATCCTACTTTTCTGCATAACAGATTGGATAGCCACAAAGTATATAATTTTTTAAAAAGCAGTGGTAAACATTTGTATTATGTACCTACAGCTTCTAAAGAGCCATTTTACAGAAACGGCTGGTCTGTGGAAGACTATGATGAATATTATCAGCCCGAGATCAGCACATTTCCTATTTACGGAGATGTCGTTACGTTCAGAGCGAGAGAAAAAGGATCATTACGGGCTACACCGGATTATTTTCAGAAAGATGTGCATGTAAAAGATGACGAAAAGAGTAAGGGTAAATTTAAATTAACACGGGCTTTTGATAAAAACATCTTCTATATGTCCGGTATCGATGTCAAAAGAGGATATCTCAATGAGAAGCCTTTCAAATATTCGGATAGTCTGTTTTTGAAATTGCTGGTGGATACGTTAAAGAAAGATGTAAAAATGATTTCTTATGAAAAACCATCAGATCTAAAGACTGTATATTCAAACAGCAGAAATAAGATGTTGCGTGAAATGATGTTGCCGAGTGATAATTTTATGGCAGAACAATTTCAGATGATGAGTTCACTCGTCAGATACGGCGAATTTGATACCAACAGATTGCGGGAATGGATGCAGCAGGAATACTATAAATACTTTACAGACAAAGTAGACCTGAAGGATGGAAGTGGTCTTTCCGTGTATAATCTGGTCACACCGAGAAGTATTGCGGAGTTGCTGGTGGTATTACAAAAAGATATTCCGGATACGGAGATCTTGCATAAACTCTTTCCGACAGGTGGTGTGGACGGTACTATCCGGTCTGCTTACAAACTGGACATGGGAGAACCTTTTGTATGGGCAAAGACAGGTACGCTCAATTCGGTACACTGTCAGAGCGGATATCTGATTACACGATCGGGTCGCAAACTTATTTTTTCATTCCTAAATAATAATTTTGTGACTTCGGCGAGTACAGTACGTAGAGAGATGGTCAATATTGTGACGTATATACGTCAGAATTATTAA
- a CDS encoding MFS transporter produces the protein MIAVEKNNKKTIRAWSMYDWANSAYNLVITSTIFPVYYTTITNTKEHGDTVTFFGIEVVNTALSNFALAFAYLFMAVSLPFITSFADATGRKKMLMKLFTYIGGAACMGLYFFKLETLEMSIIFFALAAMGYIGGVAFNNSYLPLIATVDQQDRVSAQGFAYGYVGCVLLQIICFVFVLKPEWFGITDLSFPARLSFFLVGLWWVGFAQIPFRVLPSNSAMPGTQGVPLIRTVKQEFLKVWHRIAQIEGIKRFLPAYFFYAIGVQTIMIVAAAFGEKVLHLGAPKLIGTILLIQLVAIAGAYLMSALASRIGNISVLIIVVVIWIAICVGAYFLTNEIQFYIMAVLVGLVMGGIQSLSRSTYSKLLPQNIEDTTAFFSFYDVTEKLAIVVGLFSFGLIEQLTHNIRYSALFLSLFFVIGLLLLFRVLKFNKV, from the coding sequence ATGATAGCTGTTGAAAAGAACAACAAGAAAACAATTCGCGCCTGGTCTATGTATGATTGGGCTAATTCAGCCTATAACCTGGTTATTACCTCTACAATATTCCCGGTATACTACACAACCATCACCAATACAAAGGAACACGGAGACACGGTGACTTTCTTTGGAATCGAAGTGGTGAATACGGCATTGTCCAATTTTGCACTGGCCTTCGCTTACCTTTTTATGGCGGTATCCTTACCTTTTATTACTTCTTTTGCAGATGCTACAGGTCGTAAAAAGATGCTTATGAAGTTGTTTACCTATATTGGTGGTGCAGCTTGTATGGGACTTTACTTCTTTAAGCTGGAAACACTGGAAATGAGCATAATATTCTTTGCTCTTGCAGCAATGGGCTATATCGGAGGGGTTGCATTTAATAATTCTTATCTTCCGCTGATTGCAACTGTAGACCAGCAGGACAGAGTCAGCGCACAAGGGTTTGCTTACGGTTATGTAGGCTGTGTGCTGTTGCAGATTATCTGTTTTGTCTTTGTTTTGAAGCCGGAATGGTTTGGAATTACAGATCTTTCATTTCCGGCACGATTGTCGTTTTTTCTGGTGGGACTTTGGTGGGTAGGCTTTGCCCAGATTCCATTCCGGGTATTACCATCTAATTCAGCTATGCCGGGTACACAGGGAGTTCCTCTGATACGTACAGTCAAACAAGAATTTTTGAAAGTATGGCATCGCATTGCACAGATAGAGGGGATAAAACGTTTTTTGCCGGCTTATTTTTTCTATGCAATAGGTGTACAGACCATTATGATTGTAGCAGCCGCATTTGGAGAAAAAGTACTTCATCTCGGTGCACCTAAGTTGATCGGCACCATACTTTTAATTCAATTAGTCGCTATAGCAGGGGCTTATCTGATGTCAGCGTTGGCAAGCCGTATTGGCAATATATCGGTCCTTATTATAGTCGTTGTTATCTGGATCGCCATTTGTGTCGGAGCGTATTTTCTGACCAACGAGATCCAATTCTATATTATGGCTGTACTGGTAGGATTGGTAATGGGGGGAATACAGTCGCTTTCGCGATCGACTTATTCCAAATTGTTGCCTCAAAATATAGAAGATACGACTGCTTTTTTCAGCTTTTACGATGTCACCGAAAAACTGGCTATTGTCGTCGGATTATTCTCTTTTGGTCTTATAGAGCAGCTGACACATAATATCAGATATTCGGCATTATTTTTATCTTTATTTTTTGTAATTGGATTGTTACTGCTCTTCAGGGTATTAAAATTCAATAAAGTCTAA
- a CDS encoding (Fe-S)-binding protein, protein MRVELFVPCFVDQMYPETAFNTIKLLERVGCEVSYNPEQTCCGQPAYNAGFWDEAKEIGHKFLNDFSEEHYIVAPSASCVGMVKNGYDDLFTNSVEHNRCRNIQRNVFEISEFLIHIAKRDYFGAELVGTAVYHDSCAALRECKIKEEPRQLLSKVGGLELVPMKDQETCCGFGGTFAVKFEGISAAMAEQKVQHALDVEADYIISTDASCLLHLQAYIDKHQLPVRTIHLVDVLTSGWANI, encoded by the coding sequence ATGAGAGTAGAGCTGTTTGTGCCGTGTTTTGTAGACCAGATGTATCCTGAAACAGCTTTCAATACGATAAAATTATTAGAGCGGGTGGGATGTGAAGTCAGTTACAATCCCGAACAGACCTGTTGCGGACAACCTGCATACAATGCGGGTTTCTGGGATGAAGCCAAAGAAATCGGCCATAAATTTTTAAATGATTTTAGTGAGGAGCATTATATTGTAGCACCTTCTGCATCTTGTGTAGGTATGGTCAAAAATGGCTACGATGATTTATTTACAAATTCTGTAGAGCATAACCGTTGCCGTAATATACAACGCAATGTATTTGAGATCAGCGAATTTCTGATTCACATTGCCAAGCGCGATTATTTTGGCGCCGAGTTGGTCGGGACAGCAGTCTACCATGATTCCTGTGCGGCCTTACGGGAGTGTAAGATAAAAGAAGAACCGCGCCAGTTATTGTCAAAGGTTGGCGGACTCGAACTAGTCCCGATGAAGGATCAGGAAACCTGTTGCGGATTTGGAGGTACGTTTGCAGTCAAGTTTGAAGGCATCTCTGCTGCTATGGCAGAGCAGAAAGTACAGCATGCACTGGATGTAGAGGCAGACTATATTATTTCTACCGATGCCTCCTGTCTGCTGCATTTGCAGGCATATATTGATAAGCATCAACTTCCTGTACGAACAATTCACCTTGTGGATGTACTGACATCCGGATGGGCAAATATTTAA
- a CDS encoding TIM barrel protein, whose translation MNSRRDFLKNLGLATAGVALAPNLDLFAAKKPWFEISLAEWSLHKTLFKGDLKNIDFPEFAVKKFGIHAVEYVNQFFKDKAKDMTYLKDLNQRAKDNGVRNVLIMIDGEGYLGDEDTAKRKEAVENHYKWVDAAAFLGCHAIRVNAAGKGTPEEVKGRVVESLSTLADYGKKSNISVIVENHGGISSHGDWLAGVLKAVGKKNCGSLPDLGNFYEYDRYQGVTDLMPYAHGVSAKSHDFDADGNETQIDYARMMKIVKDAKFKGFVGIEYEGDKHSEIDGVLLTKKLLQKFQ comes from the coding sequence ATGAACTCGAGAAGAGATTTTCTGAAAAATTTAGGACTTGCTACGGCAGGTGTCGCTTTAGCGCCAAACTTGGATTTGTTTGCAGCGAAAAAGCCTTGGTTTGAAATTTCCTTAGCGGAATGGTCATTACATAAGACTCTTTTTAAAGGAGATCTTAAAAACATAGATTTCCCTGAATTTGCGGTTAAAAAATTTGGAATACATGCAGTAGAATATGTAAACCAGTTCTTTAAAGATAAAGCAAAGGATATGACCTATCTGAAAGATCTGAATCAGCGTGCTAAAGATAACGGTGTACGTAATGTTCTGATCATGATCGATGGTGAAGGATATCTGGGAGATGAGGATACTGCAAAACGTAAAGAAGCAGTAGAGAATCACTACAAATGGGTGGATGCTGCTGCATTCCTGGGCTGTCATGCTATTCGTGTGAATGCTGCCGGTAAGGGTACGCCGGAAGAAGTTAAGGGAAGAGTGGTAGAGAGTCTGAGTACACTTGCTGATTACGGAAAAAAATCTAATATCAGTGTAATTGTGGAGAATCACGGTGGTATCTCTTCACATGGAGACTGGCTGGCAGGAGTACTGAAAGCCGTAGGAAAGAAAAATTGCGGAAGTCTGCCTGATCTGGGTAATTTCTATGAGTATGACCGCTATCAGGGTGTGACTGACCTGATGCCCTATGCACACGGCGTTAGTGCGAAGTCACATGATTTTGATGCAGACGGTAACGAAACACAGATTGACTATGCCCGCATGATGAAAATTGTGAAAGACGCAAAATTTAAAGGTTTTGTAGGTATAGAATACGAAGGGGACAAGCACAGTGAGATTGATGGTGTATTGTTAACTAAAAAATTGCTACAAAAATTCCAATAG